A stretch of DNA from Candidatus Schekmanbacteria bacterium:
ACTTTATTGAGCATTGCTGAAACTGCTGGAATACCATCTCCGTTGTAACCGGCTGTGCCTGTACCTGCCACAGTTACTATTTTTCCAGTCGTCTTTGAAACCATTCTTACCCGATGCTGTTTTTGCACAGCAATATAAATATTGCCTGCCAAATCACATGAAACATCTGTTGGCGTATCCAATCCTGCATCGACTGCAGGAATTCCTTCGCCATTGTAGGTGTTGCTGCCATTTCCAGCATATGTCTTTATTATCCATCGTATGTATGCATGAGTAATTATCTCCGACGATGCACCATTGAATATGCCAGTTGCCTTAATAAAAACAGATTCATTGTAAAGAGCTTTATTTATCGTATACTTAAAACTTCCTTCTTCAAAATTCTCGGTAAAGACAATGCCATTGTTGGCATCGGCAAAGAATGGTTTTCTGAGCATTAACCACAGAGCTTTTCTAAGTCCTGCTTCAGCATAATAATATGATTTTGATGCATCTTCCAAAGATTCTTGTGATTCCGACTCCATTGTGCTTATGTAAACATAACTCATAGATAGCAGAGAAATCGTAAGAAGCATAATCAGAAGCGCTGCATATGCAATTCCTCTGTCATTGTTAATCTTCATCTATTTCTTTCTCCATCCTTCTCTTCGAGATTTCGTGGATAAACCTGTTCGAAGAAATTTAGGACATTCCCTTTCTTATCTTTAACCTGCATTTTTATGACTAAAAGCGGTTCTCCCTGCAAAAGAGGCTGATAGCTCACATTAAAGCCTTGAACTCCTGATGCAATTTCCCTTGTGATTACATCTGCTGTAATAGAATCAATTTTCTTTTCTATAAGCGTATTATTATTCGAATCTATGTAATATATGAGTGGATCAGGAGGATCTTCATCCTGATTTCCATCTTCGTCATCGTCAGCAGGAACACCTTCGTCAATGTTTCCATCGTCGTCATCGTCGAAAAGATATATGCCTGAAAAGCCGTCTTCATTCATATCTGCCGATAAGTCCTCGTCTATAAAGCCGTCTCCATCATCATCAACACCATTACATTGCTCTTCATTTACAGCTCCTTGCTCATCATCATTCTTTAAATTTCTTTCATCTATCAAACCATTTCCATTATCATCATATAGTATAATCCCAGATTCACCATCAGATGTCATATCCTCTCCTACATCTTCATCTATTCTTCCGTCTCCATCATTGTCGATACCTGCAGATATTGCAAGAATGTCTCTGTTCCTATTTGAAGGGGTTAAACCTCCTGTAGGAATTAAAAGGAATTTGCTTTTTCTTATGTTAGAAACGATTATCTCCATAGCATATGCTGCGCGGCGAAAGAGATAATTCTCCTCTTGATATTCTGTATAAGCGTCAATGGATGAAATAAAAAGTGCTGAAGCCGTCAAGGCAAAGATAGAAATGATAGTTATGCTTATTATAAGCTCAAGAAGAGTAAGCCCTTTTTTTGATTCAACTGTTGATCTATAATAGCAGCCATTTCTTTCCAAAAAAAATCCCTCACCGTTTCATTGTAACAAGGTTTTTTGAATCGATTACTATCGACTGTAGTTTTATACTATCAACAGTTACAATAACTTTACGGGCGTCATTTTCAGGTATAGAGTCTCCGTCTAAATCGCAGGGGAGGACACTCCAAGTCCTTGTAATTACTTCTCCTTGGATTGACACTGTATCTGTCCCGCTTGTAAGGTTGGAAAAATCGACAGCATTGATAACCTCCATCATCCCTCTTGCATAGCTAAGCTTTTCCATCTCTTTACGCGCCTCATCAGACGATTTAAATCCCATAGAAAAGGCATAAGATATGGATAAAGCAACAATGGCAAGTATAGTAATGGAAAGAAGTGATTCAAGAAGGGTAAAACCGCTTTTTTTTTTCATAATCTCAATTCAAAAAAGATTACTGAATTTTTATATTGCCCGTTGAAACATCGATAATGATTACTTTCTTTTTTCCGCCATATCGAATTTCAATAATGCCTCCATTTACTGTACCATCAGGATTGAAATTTAAAGAGTTTCCACCTCCGTTAATTACAACTTGATATAAATCGACATCTTCAAGATTAAATTTATCAGTAAATGTAATAAGAAAATCATCTTTTCGGAGAGGATGTTTTATATAAGCGCCCTCTTGCTCAAGTGAATATCTGTTGTTCGCAGAATCAAAAACAACATTAACTATTTTGCCTGTTTTTAATGCATAGCTTCTTGCATAATTGATATCTGATGCAATCCTCCTTGCAGCTGAATCTAAAGAAAAGTTGGTCGAAGAATCATCTAAAAAAGCAATGCCTGCTCCTACAATGATGGCAATAATCGTAATTACAAGAATTATTTCAATTAATGTAAACCCTTTAATCTTTCTATCTCTCTGTGCCATTTAAGATTTTCCAATGCAAAAAGATGAAAAATCAATGAGTTATCGTTAAAGATTTTCTGCATTTTAAGGAATATGATTTCTGGAAAATTTGGATATCAACAAAGAGTATATTTCACTTTCATTTAACATCATAGAACAAAGGGCAAAAAAAAAAGAGGGACTTTTTTGAAAGCCCCTCTTTTTGGCATATCTTTTACCAAGTATCGTAGCCCGAACTGTTGGCAATAAATTGTCCTGTCACTGAACTATATTTCCACCCTTTTGTAGGATTTGCATCAGCGGAAATCGCCGAAGCAGAAGTTGTTACATTAACCCCATCTTTAGCAGCTGAAGCGGTCGATTCAGCAAGCTGATTCTCAGGAATTCTATCTCTAAGATAAGGTCCATAAGGATAATTTGCTCTATCAAGAGTAGGCGATGTTTTCCCATTTTTATCAGAATATAAAGTAAGCTGAGCAACAAAAGATGCTTCAGGATCTGCAGGGGCTCCGCTTCCTGTGGTATGTTCAACGGCACCCGGATAAGTGCTGTTATGCTCATGATAATAACGCTCGATTGCCCCTCTGATTGTGGCTAAGTCGCCTTTCAAAGTTGATTCTCTTGCATCCTTCGATGCATCTGTAAATTGAGGAATTGCAAGAGCAGCCAAGATTCCAAGGACGATTACCACAAGCAGAAGCTCAATCAGGGTAAATCCTTCTTTTCTTTTCAGATGTTGTATCATACTTTCTACCTCCTTGTAATTAGTTTTCTTGATGATTTCATCTTCCTATTGTGGAAGACATCTTAAATATGGGAAGTATAATCGATACTGCTATAAATCCCACAATAGCGCCCATTAAAACTATTAATGTCGGTTCAATCAAAGTCGTTATCCTTTTAATTGTCCTTTCGGTTTCTTCGTCATAAAAGTCAGCCATCCTTGACATAACTTTTCCCAGAGCGCCAGATTCTTCACCAACTACAACCATTTGTCGGACAGAAGGAGGCATAAGTTTAGAATTTTCATAAGAGAGGGACAATTTTTTTCCATTTTTGACATTATCTTCCATTTCATTCATAAAGTCATAAAAGGGTTTATTGTCCATTGTGCTTTTTGTAACCTCTATAGTCTCAAGAAGAGGAATGCCGGCATCGAGCAATACACCCATCAATCTCATCATTCGTGCTATATAAACATTCGTAAATAATCGTCCTACAATGGGAAATTGAAGCTTCAAAGAATCGATATATGACCTGAATTCATCCTTTTGAAGAAGATAATAGCCTGCACAAAGAAGTATCAATAGAAATGTGAGAATAAAAAACCAATAATTATTCAGCAAATATGACAGTTCAAGAAGTATTTTCGTAGGTGTTGGAAGAAGGTCTTCATTGCCTTGGAAAATTTTCACGAATCTTGGCAACACAAAGGATAAAACAAATATAACAACACCGAAGCAAAAAAGGAGAAGAATAAAGGGATATGTTGTGGCTGATTTTAAATTCGAAACCATCTTCTCCCAGCTTTCTTGAAAAGCTGCAAGCCGCTTTAGCATTTCATTTAAAACGCCTCCGCTTTCACCAACTTTTATCATACTGACAAACAAAGGAGAAAAACAGGAGGGATGTTTTTTCATTGCGCTGGAAAGCCGCTGTCCTTCTTCAACATCTGATATGATTTCCTTCAATGTTTTTTTCAATTCTTCATTTTCCATTTCCTCTGAAATTGCTTTAAGTGAAGGCACAAGTCCGCTATCCATCTCAAGCATCAGGTGAAGTTGATTTGTAAATAAGATAAGCTCCTTTAAGGTTACCTTTTTCCGTTTGAAGTCCGTATTCAATACCTTTTCAAAAAAAACCTTTAACGCCGGAAGTGATAATATATTTTCTTCTGTTTTCATTGTCTTATCTAATTTTTAACTTGCTCTTTTTAAAACTGTTTCGTCCTCTTCCGCATAAATTACCCTAGTTACCTCCTCCAAAGAGGTAATGCGCTCTCTTATCAATCTTAAACCTTCTTCTCTAAGACTTTTAAATCCCGATTTCTTTCTTAAAGCAATCAATTCGTCAATTGTTGGATTTCTTGCAATCAAAGCTCTTGCCTCCTCAGAGACTTCAAAAAGCTCATATATTCCTATCCTTCCCTTAAAACCTGAATCAAAACATTCAGGACATCCTTTGCCTTTTACCAAGGTTGCATGCTCGGTAT
This window harbors:
- a CDS encoding prepilin-type N-terminal cleavage/methylation domain-containing protein; this encodes MAQRDRKIKGFTLIEIILVITIIAIIVGAGIAFLDDSSTNFSLDSAARRIASDINYARSYALKTGKIVNVVFDSANNRYSLEQEGAYIKHPLRKDDFLITFTDKFNLEDVDLYQVVINGGGNSLNFNPDGTVNGGIIEIRYGGKKKVIIIDVSTGNIKIQ
- a CDS encoding type II secretion system F family protein gives rise to the protein MKTEENILSLPALKVFFEKVLNTDFKRKKVTLKELILFTNQLHLMLEMDSGLVPSLKAISEEMENEELKKTLKEIISDVEEGQRLSSAMKKHPSCFSPLFVSMIKVGESGGVLNEMLKRLAAFQESWEKMVSNLKSATTYPFILLLFCFGVVIFVLSFVLPRFVKIFQGNEDLLPTPTKILLELSYLLNNYWFFILTFLLILLCAGYYLLQKDEFRSYIDSLKLQFPIVGRLFTNVYIARMMRLMGVLLDAGIPLLETIEVTKSTMDNKPFYDFMNEMEDNVKNGKKLSLSYENSKLMPPSVRQMVVVGEESGALGKVMSRMADFYDEETERTIKRITTLIEPTLIVLMGAIVGFIAVSIILPIFKMSSTIGR
- a CDS encoding prepilin-type N-terminal cleavage/methylation domain-containing protein, which gives rise to MIQHLKRKEGFTLIELLLVVIVLGILAALAIPQFTDASKDARESTLKGDLATIRGAIERYYHEHNSTYPGAVEHTTGSGAPADPEASFVAQLTLYSDKNGKTSPTLDRANYPYGPYLRDRIPENQLAESTASAAKDGVNVTTSASAISADANPTKGWKYSSVTGQFIANSSGYDTW
- a CDS encoding prepilin-type N-terminal cleavage/methylation domain-containing protein; protein product: MERNGCYYRSTVESKKGLTLLELIISITIISIFALTASALFISSIDAYTEYQEENYLFRRAAYAMEIIVSNIRKSKFLLIPTGGLTPSNRNRDILAISAGIDNDGDGRIDEDVGEDMTSDGESGIILYDDNGNGLIDERNLKNDDEQGAVNEEQCNGVDDDGDGFIDEDLSADMNEDGFSGIYLFDDDDDGNIDEGVPADDDEDGNQDEDPPDPLIYYIDSNNNTLIEKKIDSITADVITREIASGVQGFNVSYQPLLQGEPLLVIKMQVKDKKGNVLNFFEQVYPRNLEEKDGERNR
- a CDS encoding prepilin-type N-terminal cleavage/methylation domain-containing protein, yielding MKKKSGFTLLESLLSITILAIVALSISYAFSMGFKSSDEARKEMEKLSYARGMMEVINAVDFSNLTSGTDTVSIQGEVITRTWSVLPCDLDGDSIPENDARKVIVTVDSIKLQSIVIDSKNLVTMKR